From Penicillium digitatum chromosome 5, complete sequence, one genomic window encodes:
- a CDS encoding Ctr copper transporter produces MEGMDHSSSSSSCKVSMMFNFHTIDACFLSTGWQIKNNGMFAATCIGTILLVVLVEFCRRIGREYDNFLTRQFERQAAHSTFAKKFESARTAVTFRATPLQQLTRSVIHAVTFAGAYITMLLAMYFNVYVIICISIGAGLGKFLCDWMVVTVGIDDVQDETRKLEETTICCD; encoded by the exons ATGGAGGGTATGGACCACAGCAGCAGCTCAAGCAGCTGCAAGGTCTCG ATGATGTTCAATTTTCACACCATTGATGCCTGCTTCCTGTCCACTGGATGGCAGATTAAAAACAATGGCATGTTTGCTGCGACCTGCATTGGCACAATTCTGCTCGTTGTCCTGGTCGAGTTCTGCCGGCGCATTGGTCGGGAATACGACAACTTCCTGACCCGCCAATTTGAGCGCCAAGCCGCACACAGCACATTTGCCAAGAAATTCGAGTCCGCCCGGACAGCCGTGACATTTCGCGCGACGCCGTTGCAGCAGTTGACAAGGTCTGTGATTCATGCAGTCACTTTTGCAGGCGCTTATATCACCATGTTGTTGGCCATGTACTTCAATGTTTATGTGATTATTTGCATTTCCATTGGTGCGGGACTTGGCAAGTTCTTATGTGATTGGATGGTTGTCACGGTGGGAATAGATGACGTCCAGGATGAGACAcggaaattggaggagacaACGATTTGTTGTGATTAA
- a CDS encoding FAD-binding 8 → MSSPKLDVRHIQNLSAATSLEPHWGYYDRGLPCTNDPGSCEYLDVVYASHDLGMLYSGILWCVIGTVLLLGVILKHFNVPTISPTLATPELAGLYKVRRSVTSLARKFLLPDAARFIFGRTTRLQVLTLAVLAGYLLIFSFVGIIYNTWVTPVSKMPGVYNTRSSIGPWSDRIGILAYALTPLSVLLSSRESFLSLITGLPYQSFNFLHRWLGYIIFVQGSLHTISWCVVELRMYQPQPTVGLEWVTQTYIVWGIVAMILLLLLVVLSTPWGIRMTGYETFRKLHYILAMVYIGACWAHWKKLKCFMWPSLIFWFLDRGARLVRTALLHYHPDHSGTLGLGFKSANATITRFPGTEHGDVIRLDLKNTQDPWSVGQHYYLSFPKCSIWQSHPFTPLNLPTVSKGTVQHSYILRAKSGETKKVADLAATGTPTTPVILTGAYGESITSHLTQSTNIICVAGGTGITYVLPVLLELAQQQPSPDRRVELIWAVRHTVNTEWIAAELDVLQKARKTLNLEIRIFATRDSGSKTPSIENSDSENCNLTVPMIEEKTVQVSPSKSVSACCGCDKPNAVERLGSASDDVHRHPDLPRLVDDFLANTVRGPTSVFASGPGSMISDLRDIVASCNSGGKVWKGQEKFDISLVCDDRLEW, encoded by the coding sequence ATGTCGTCTCCAAAATTGGATGTTCGCCACATCCAGAACCTGAGCGCGGCGACATCACTAGAGCCTCATTGGGGATACTACGATCGCGGCCTCCCATGCACCAACGATCCAGGATCGTGCGAGTATCTCGACGTTGTATATGCATCACATGACCTGGGAATGCTATATTCAGGCATTCTGTGGTGTGTCATTGGCACAGTTTTGCTCCTCGGGGTCATCCTAAAGCATTTCAATGTGCCAACAATATCACCAACACTAGCAACGCCAGAACTAGCCGGTCTATACAAGGTCCGCCGCTCTGTTACCTCATTAGCCCGGAAATTTCTCCTGCCCGATGCGGCTCGATTTATCTTCGGCCGGACAACGCGCCTTCAAGTGCTCACCCTCGCTGTGTTGGCTGGCTACCTCCTCATTTTCAGCTTTGTCGGCATTATATACAACACATGGGTCACGCCTGTCTCAAAGATGCCTGGTGTTTACAATACCCGCAGCAGCATAGGCCCGTGGTCAGACCGCATCGGCATCCTGGCTTACGCCCTCACCCCGCTCTCCGTGCTGTTGAGCAGCCGGGAATCCTTCCTTTCTCTCATCACCGGCCTGCCATACCAGAGCTTCAACTTCCTCCATCGCTGGCTGGGCTATATCATCTTTGTGCAAGGGTCCTTGCACACAATCAGTTGGTGTGTCGTCGAGCTGAGAATGTACCAGCCGCAGCCCACCGTCGGACTTGAATGGGTCACTCAGACATACATCGTCTGGGGGATCGTCGCCATGATTCTGTTACTCCTACTAGTTGTGCTAAGCACGCCGTGGGGAATTAGAATGACCGGCTATGAGACCTTCCGCAAACTACACTACATCCTCGCCATGGTCTACATCGGTGCCTGCTGGGCCCACTGGAAGAAGCTCAAGTGCTTCATGTGGCCCTCGCTGATCTTCTGGTTCCTCGATCGCGGAGCTCGCCTCGTTCGTACAGCCCTGTTACACTACCACCCCGATCACTCGGGTACTCTCGGTCTGGGCTTCAAGTCCGCCAATGCAACCATCACCCGTTTCCCAGGCACAGAACACGGTGATGTCATCCGTCTCGACCTGAAAAATACTCAGGACCCCTGGTCCGTCGGCCAACATTACTACCTATCATTCCCAAAGTGCAGTATCTGGCAATCCCATCCCTTCACACCACTAAACCTCCCCACCGTGTCAAAGGGCACAGTCCAACACTCATACATCCTCCGTGCGAAAAGCGGCGAGACGAAAAAGGTCGCCGATCTGGCTGCAACCGGCACACCCACAACACCCGTTATCCTAACCGGCGCATATGGCGAATCCATCACCAGTCACTTGACACAAAGTACCAATATAATTTGCGTTGCCGGCGGGACCGGCATCACCTACGTCCTCCCAGTTCTGCTAGAACTTGCCCAGCAGCAACCCTCACCAGACCGCAGAGTCGAACTCATCTGGGCGGTCCGCCACACGGTGAATACGGAATGGATTGCGGCAGAGCTGGATGTCTTACAGAAAGCGCGGAAGACTTTGAACCTTGAGATTCGAATCTTCGCTACCAGAGACTCGGGGAGCAAGACGCCGTCGATTGAAAATTCGGATTCGGAAAATTGCAATCTGACGGTCCCAATGATCGAAGAGAAGACTGTGCAGGTCTCTCCTTCCAAGTCGGTTTCTGCATGCTGTGGTTGCGACAAGCCTAATGCTGTCGAGCGGCTCGGGAGTGCTTCGGATGATGTTCATAGACATCCTGATCTTCCGCGGTTGGTTGATGATTTCTTGGCTAATACGGTGCGCGGCCCAACGAGTGTCTTTGCTAGTGGGCCTGGTAGTATGATAAGTGATCTCCGTGATATTGTTGCGTCTTGTAACTCTGGTGGGAAGGTCTGGAAAGGGCAGGAGAAATTTGATATTAGTCTTGTCTGTGATGATCGATTAGAGTGGTGA
- a CDS encoding Glycosyl transferase, family 2: protein MFPENVHVIEELSPDDRTLSAQKYRKHLRHIAQTAIWTTYIYFAVRLFITLTTPDRTWKMWAMLGIEGLFSHISLNHQRLSLAATRKPPHQTLRKRLRSNENLPRVDVLVTCCGEPVEIILDTVRAACGLDYPASRFRVRLLDDGGSIDLRDAIAKLSTKWTHLSYHTRGKQSGKSFAKAGNLNYALFSLQTEDPPEFCTVVDADSILMPEFLRATLPHLLADPEAALLTTRQYFYNLPRGDPLSQSRAYFYTCENTELDLLGHALDAGSGAVFRRDAILDAGGYPSYSFSEDWQLSLILRGLGKRTMQVQEVIQFGLVPTSLAGHLKQRNRWHIGHSQQISVLFPSVNKAIPKHLRWDIALGGLSIMAGLVTYTVSFAALPFLLFSQGVVVPAGSALEVKIQLALAIAHVASTWAYDWARSAHAGVPFTAFAHAENSWLACAHLHAIVQFHLFGSKPKGSFVTGSTANSSENATSISPLQKAYRDTLQSGAVLNVCLFIATVGAMFFAVWVCISGDGLTISKLLTTIAWPPFLHLWFLAIVNNWVPIAHLFNSPTYHSRESRLITTVDGISYPRAEVEGELRSEMSFLSLCCSFVVPVVLLGALVGVVIM, encoded by the exons ATGTTTCCTGAAAATGTTCATGTCATTGAGGAGCTTTCCCCCGATGATCGCACTCTGTCTGCGCAAAAGTACCGGAAACATCTCCGTCATATAGCACAAACAGCAATATGGACTACCTACATCTACTTTGCAGTGCGGCTGTTTATCACCTTGACAACCCCGGACCGAACATGGAAGATGTGGGCAATGCTTGGCATTGAGGGTCTTTTTTCTC ACATATCCCTGAATCACCAACGCCTATCGTTAGCCGCAACGAGAAAACCACCACACCAGACACTCCGCAAGAGATTACGAAGCAACGAAAACCTGCCCAGAGTCGATGTGTTAGTTACATGCTGTGGAGAGCCAGTGGAAATTATCCTGGATACAGTGCGAGCAGCGTGTGGCTTGGACTACCCGGCTTCCCGGTTTCGAGTTCGGCTTCTGGATGACGGGGGGTCAATTGACCTGCGTGACGCGATTGCGAAGCTAAGCACGAAGTGGACTCACCTGTCTTATCACACCCGGGGCAAGCAATCTGGGAAATCTTTTGCCAAAGCAGGAAACCTCAACTACGCCCTGTTCTCTCTACAAACCGAAGACCCGCCGGAATTCTGCACAGTCGTCGACGCAGACTCCATCCTGATGCCTGAGTTTCTGCGCGCAACACTGCCCCATCTACTTGCAGACCCGGAGGCAGCATTGCTGACCACCCGTCAGTATTTCTACAACCTGCCCCGCGGCGATCCTTTATCCCAGTCACGGGCTTACTTCTACACCTGTGAGAATACGGAACTTGATCTTCTTGGTCATGCCCTAGACGCGGGATCAGGTGCAGTCTTCCGTCGGGACGCGATTCTCGACGCGGGCGGATATCCGTCCTACTCTTTCTCGGAAGATTGGCAGCTATCGTTAATCCTAAGAGGGCTGGGGAAGCGCACGATGCAGGTGCAGGAGGTAATACAATTTGGTCTCGTCCCTACTTCTCTCGCGGGGCATCTCAAGCAGCGGAATCGGTGGCATATCGGACACTCTCAGCAGATTTCAGTGTTGTTCCCTTCTGTCAACAAGGCGATTCCAAAGCATCTGCGCTGGGACATTGCTCTCGGAGGACTGTCTATCATGGCAGGTCTTGTAACCTACACTGTTAGCTTTGCTGCTTTGcctttccttcttttctccCAAGGTGTGGTTGTTCCTGCCGGATCAGCGTTAGAGGTCAAGATTCAGCTTGCTCTGGCCATCGCTCATGTTGCATCGACATGGGCATATGACTGGGCTCGGAGTGCACATGCCGGTGTTCCATTTACGGCATTTGCACATGCAGAGAATAGCTGGCTTGCCTGTG CCCATTTGCACGCCATTGTACAATTCCATCTATTCGGAAGCAAACCCAAGGGATCTTTCGTTACCGGAAGCACCGCCAATTCGAGTGAAAATGCCACATCCATTTCGCCGCTCCAAAAGGCCTACAGAGATACCCTTCAGAGTGGTGCTGTGTTGAATGTTTGTCTCTTTATTGCGACAGTAGGAGCTATGTTCTTTGCGGTCTGGGTTTGTATCTCCGGAGATGGATTGACAATTTCCAAACTGCTCACTACAATTGCTTGGCCGCCATTTTTGCACCTTTGGTTTTTGGCGATTGTCAACAATTGGGTGCCCATTGCTCATCTTTTCAATTCCCCGACATATCACTCCAGAGAGTCTAGATTGATCACCACAGTGGACGGAATATCATACCCACGAGCGGAGGTTGAAGGGGAGCTTAGATCTGAGATGTCTTTCCTCAGCCTCTGCTGCTCTTTTGTGGTGCCAGTTGTTCTTTTAGGTGCGCTCGTGGGTGTTGTCATAATGTAG
- a CDS encoding 2,4-dienoyl-CoA reductase: MTWPDVSAKPAEGISYYTPAQSPPAGTARNPQTSGKPIPKLFKPLTIRGLTFQNRLGMAPMCQYSADDGHMTPWHMAHYGAIAQRGPGHIIIEATSVVPEGRITPGCVGLWRDSQIAPLKQVVEFAHSQGQKIGIQLGHAGRKASTVAPWLGGVVANNSVGGWTDNIKAPSAIPFAEGNPIPIAMTQDDIAEVKTAWVAAVKRAIAAGCDFIEIHNAHGYLLSSFLSPSSNQRTDNYGGSFENRIRLSLEIAQLTRDTVGDNVPVFLRVSATDWLETSLPDEKGWKLEDTVEFARALAAQGAIDLIDISTGGVHVAQKVASGPAFQVPHAAAVKKAVGDKLLVAAVGMINDGNLGEKILNEDDIDVILVGRAFQRDPGLAWKFAKDLDVEIAMAGQIRWGFTSFRNASEYIQPNSMKACIFD; the protein is encoded by the exons ATGACCTGGCCTGACGTCTCCGCCAAGCCTGCCGAGGGCATCTCATACTACACCCCTGCCCAGAGCCCCCCGGCAGGCACAGCTCGCAATCCCCAAACGAGCGGAAAGCCCATtcccaagctcttcaagcCTCTTACCATTAGAGGATTGACGTTCCAAAATCGCCTGGGT ATGGCGCCCATGTGCCAATACAGTGCCGACGATGGCCACATGACTCCTTGGCACATGGCGCATTACGGCGCTATTGCCCAGCGCGGACCCGGACATATTATCATCGAAGCAACCAGTGTTGTCCCCGAGGGCCGCATTACCCCCGGCTGCGTGGGCCTCTGGAGGGACTCGCAGATCGCGCCACTTAAGCAGGTCGTTGAGTTTGCGCACAGCCAGGGCCAGAAAATCGGTATCCAGCTCGGACATGCCGGCCGTAAGGCCTCCACCGTGGCGCCCTGGCTTGGAGGCGTTGTTGCGAATAACTCTGTTGGCGGTTGGACCGATAACATCAAGGCTCCCAGCGCCATTCCCTTCGCTGAGGGCAATCCTATCCCTATTGCCATGACCCAGGACGATATTGCTGAGGTCAAGACTGCCTGGGTTGCTGCTGTTAAGCGTGCCATTGCTGCTGGCTGTGATTTCATTGAGATCCACAACGCTCACGGTTACCTGCTTTCTTCCTTCCTTAGCCCCTCCTCCAACCAGCGCACCGATAACTACGGTGGCAGCTTCGAGAACCGCATTCGTTTGTCCTTGGAAATTGCTCAGTTGACTCGTGACACTGTCGGTGACAATGTGCCCGTCTTCCTGCGTGTGTCGGCTACCGACTGGCTTGAGACCAGCTTGCCGGATGAGAAGGGCTGGAAGCTTGAAGACACGGTTGAGTTCGCTCGTGCGCTGGCTGCGCAGGGTGCTATCGATCTTATCGATATCAGTACCGGTGGTGTGCACGTTGCTCAGAAGGTTGCCTCCGGTCCTGCTTTCCAGGTTCCTCATGCTGCTGCTGTCAAGAAGGCCGTTGGAGATAAACTTCTTGTTGCTGCCGTTGGTATGATCAACGACGGAAACTTGGGAGAGAAGATTCTGAACGAGGATGACATTGATGTCATTCTTGTTGGTCGTGCCTTCCAGCGCGATCCCGGTCTTGCCTGGAAGTTTGCCAAGGACCTGGATGTTGAGATTGCCATGGCTGGACAAATCCGCTGGGGTTTCACTAGCTTCCGCAATGCGTCCGAGTACATTCAGCCCAACTCAATGAAAGCTTGCATTTTTGATTAG
- a CDS encoding Short-chain dehydrogenase/reductase SDR, producing MLSAAHGFALVTPASRGLGFAFVQQLLTRTELPVIATARKNCDELQEQLLLSKGMPKDAEQRLCIFQVDVTDESTISAMADAIRRKYPSTPLRLGLTIPGILHAERSPSKIDAASALESFKVNSLGPLLLMKHLSPFLPLKSSPEFSTTESSSAIDFQGPLWLPSHAIYAMMAARVGSTSDNASGGWYSYRASKAAVFQLAKTFDLHLRAKSAQRAISVALHPGTVHTDFTKDYWGTREMLEPVDAADKLLEVLVGLSPDTKGGRGRCWDWMGKEVFP from the exons ATGCTGTCAGCAGCTCATGGGTTTGCATTAGTAACCCCTGCCTCGCGAGGACTGGGGTTCGCCTTCGTACAGCAGCTCCTGACCCGGACCGAGCTCCCTGTGATTGCAACAGCCCGCAAGAACTGCGATGAGCTCCAAGAACAATTGCTGTTAAGTAAGGGCATGCCCAAAGACGCAGAGCAAAGACTCTGTATTTTCCAAGTTGATGTAACAG ATGAGTCCACGATATCGGCAATGGCAGACGCAATCCGCCGGAAATATCCGAGCACACCACTTAGGCTGGGACTGACGATCCCCGGCATTTTGCATGCGGAAAGATCACCCAGTAAAATCGACGCTGCCAGTGCGCTGGAGAGCTTCAAAGTCAACTCCCTCGGCCCGTTGTTACTCATGAAGCACCTCTCTCCATTCCTCCCATTAAAATCCTCACCAGAATTCTCGACAACAGAGTCCAGCTCTGCAATAGACTTCCAAGGACCGCTGTGGTTGCCCTCGCATGCCATATATGCAATGATGGCCGCTCGAGTCGGCTCAACATCCGACAATGCCTCGGGCGGGTGGTATTCCTATCGTGCAAGTAAGGCAGCTGTATTTCAATTAGCGAAGACTTTTGATTTGCATTTGCGCGCGAAGAGTGCCCAGAGAGCAATTTCTGTGGCGCTGCACCCTGGGACTGTACACACAGATTTTACAAAAGATTACTGGGGAACGAGGGAAATGCTGGAGCCGGTTGACGCAGCCGATAAGCTGTTGGAGGTACTTGTGGGGTTGTCACCAGACACCAAAggagggagagggaggtGTTGGGATTGGATGGGGAAGGAGGTTTTCCCGTGA
- a CDS encoding Aldehyde reductase (AKR1), putative: MCTKFKLNTGAEIPAIGFGTWQDASEQEDAVAEAIKAGYRHIDTARAYGTEKAVGKGVKKSGIPREDIFITTKLWNNKHHPDDVASALQQSLDDLGMDYVDLFLMHWPVAWKRGEEQFPMKDGKPVMENIDIVDTYKAMEQLLRTGKVRAIGVSNCDKSEVERLIKNTSTVPAVHQMECHPWLQQRDFTKWHRGNGIHVTHYSPFGNQNALYGEKAGPAKLIDEPVLTKIGELYNKNAAQVALAWGVSQGHSVLPKSKTPLRIRANLEGDFKLSPEDMTNIEKINKKIRFNDSSGEFGRDFFSGLEGKS; the protein is encoded by the exons ATGTGCACGAAATTTAAGTTGAACACCGGAGCAGAGATCCCAGCCATTGGATTTGGCACCTGGCAGGATGCGAGTGAGCAGGAAGATGCCGTGGCAGAAGCAATCAAGGCAGGGTATCGTCACATCGACACCGCACGCGC GTACGGAACTGAGAAGGCTGTTGGGAAAGGCGTGAAGAAAAGCGGCATTCCCCGCGAAGATATCTTCATCACAACCAAGCTATGGAACAACAAGCACCACCCGGACGACGTAGCATCGGCTCTGCAGCAATCACTAGACGATCTGGGAATGGACTACGTTGATCTGTTCCTGATGCACTGGCCCGTCGCCTGGAAACGAGGCGAGGAACAATTTCCGATGAAGGATGGGAAGCCGGTCATGGAGAATATCGACATTGTCGAC ACGTACAAAGCAATGGAACAGCTTCTGAGAACTGGCAAGGTGAGGGCGATTGGCGTCTCGAACTGCGACAAGTCTGAGGTGGAGCGCTTGATCAAGAACACTTCCACTGTTCCCGCTGTGCACCAGATGGAGTGTCATCCGTGGTTGCAGCAGCGTGATTTCACAAAGTGGCATCGGGGGAATGGTATACATGTCACGCACTACTCGCCGTTTGGTAACCAGAACGCTCTATATGGTGAAAAGGCCGGGCCCGCGAAGCTGATCGACGAGCCCGTGTTGACGAAGATAGGCGAGTTATACAACAAAAATGCCGCCCAGGTTGCTCTTG CTTGGGGTGTATCGCAGGGCCACTCAGTGCTACCGAAGTCTAAAACACCTCTGAGAATCAGGGCCAATCTGGAAGGAGACTTCAAGTTGAGCCCAGAGGACATGACGAATATTGAGAAAATCAACAAGAAGATTCGTTTCAACGATAGCAGTGGGGAGTTTGGCAGGGACTTCTTCAGTGGCCTGGAGGGGAAGTCTTGA
- a CDS encoding Glutathione-dependent formaldehyde-activating enzyme/centromere protein V, which produces MPMDLKGSCQCGGVEFALQSQTPVPYQLCACSICRKVGGHLGAVNLGGIADSLKIIKGKDLIKKYSAIKDRGTPDEKLCSSERNFCSNCSTMLWLWDHHWPKLVHPFASAIDTELPVPDEMVCIMDGSKPAWARWPEGNKSVHEEYGQDSLEGWHKKHGLFVE; this is translated from the exons ATGCCTAT GGATCTCAAAGGAAGCTGCCAATGCGGCGGCGTCGAATTTGCTCTCCAGTCCCAAACACCAGTTCCATATCAGCTATGCGCTTGCAGCATCTGCCGTAAAGTAGGCGGACATCTCGGTGCTGTGAACCTCGGCGGCATCGCTGATAGCTTGAAGATCATCAAGGGCAAAGATCTGATCAA GAAATACTCTGCCATCAAAGACCGCGGCACACCGGATGAAAAGCTTTGCTCCTCCGAGCGGAACTTTTGCTCGAATTGTAGTACCATGCTGTGGCTTTGGGACCACCACTGGCCTAAATTAGTTCATCCATTTGCCTCCGCAATCGATACGGAGTTACCAGTGCCCGATGAGATGGTGTGTATCATGGATGGATCGAAGCCTGCGTGGGCGCGGTGGCCGGAGGGAAATAAGAGTGTGCACGAGGAGTATGGCCAAGACAGTCTGGAAGGATGGCACAAGAAGCATGGGCTGTTTGTTGAGTAG
- a CDS encoding Cytochrome c oxidase assembly protein Cox19, putative, producing MSFGAPGGASVNYKPSPPERGSFPLDHEGECKHVISGYLKCIKMNKGTNDEACRKLAKEYLACRMDKNLMAPDNFENLGLVFKDSEGKGQTSATPVTGKTNPEQKS from the exons ATGAGTTTCGGAGCCCCCGGCGGTGCATCGGTAAACTACAAGCCATCACC ACCCGAACGTGGTAGTTTTCCTCTTGATCACGAAG GAGAATGCAAACACGTTATCTCGGGATATTTGAAGTGCATTAAGATGAACAAAGGTACCAACGACGAAGCGTGTCGCAAGTTGGCCAAGGAATACCTTGCCTGCCGAATGGACAA GAACCTCATGGCCCCGGATAACTTCGAGAACCTCGGGTTGGTGTTCAAAGATAGCGAAGGGAAAGGACAGACTTCAGCTACACCAGTTACAGGCAAAACCAATCCAGAACAGAAGAGCTGA